Genomic segment of Pseudothermotoga hypogea DSM 11164 = NBRC 106472:
AAAGTCGGTGCGCTGATCGTTAGGGAAAACAGAATCTTAGCGACCGGTTACAATCAGCCACCTTCAGGATTCCCACACTGTGATTCCATCGGTTGTGTGAGAGATGCGTTGGCGATACCCTCTGGCAGGAACCAGGAAGTGTGTTTCGGTTTACACGCGGAGCAGAACGCACTCATGCAGGCAGCCAAGTTTGGTATATCAACGCAAGGTGCCACCATTTACGTGACGACCAAGCCCTGTTCCGTTTGCGCCCGGCTGATCATAAACGCGGGCATTACCAGAGTGGTGTACGAACACGATTATCCAGATCCACTCACGGATTACTTCTTCAACGCGTGCCGAATCACGGTCGACAGAATAACTGGAGGTGAAGAAGTTGAAGGTTGAAGCCCTCTTGGATTATCTGAGAAGTGAAAGGTGGCCAACGATATGGTGTCCTGGATGTGGCAACGGCATCGTTTTGAAAGCGTTCCTGCAAGCAGTCCACGAACTCGGCCTCAGCAAAGATAAGATGGCCGCTGTCTCCGGTATAGGTTGTTCCTCGCGCGCGACGGGCTACATCGATTTCAACACGTTGCACACTCTGCACGGAAGGGCAATCGCGTTTGCGACGGGCGTGAAGTTGGCGAGGCCCGATTTTCACGTCGTCGTTCTGGGCGGTGATGGAGACATTCTCGCCATAGGAGGCAATCACTTCATTCATGCGTGCAGGAGGAACATCGATTTGACGATCATCGTTTTCAACAACATGATATACGGTATGACCGGAGGACAGGTTTCGCCCACGACTCCGGTCGAAAAGGTTGCATCCACCGCTCCTTTCGGTAATACAGAACCACCATTCGACACGGTGAAGGTAGCCATCGCCGCGGGTGCAACTTATGTTGCAAGGGCAACGGTGTACCACTATCCGCTCTTGGTACAGTACATAAAGCGAGCGCTGAGCCACCGTGGTACGGCGGTTGTTGAGGCCGTGACGAACTGCCACACTTATTACGGCCGGTACAACAGGATAGGCGATGCGTCTCAGATGATCGAGTACTTCAAGAAGAACTCTGTCACGCTGGAGAGAGCCAAGAACGTGAGTGCAGAGGAGTTGAAGGACAAGATAATTATAGGAGAATTCCACGTGGAGGATAAACCGACCTTCCACGACAGGTATAAGAAGCTTGTGGAGACCATCTCGAGAAAGGAGTGAAACCATGGCGCTGTCGGAACCTATCGCAGTCAGAGTGGCAGGAAGTGGTGGACAGGGAAGTGTCTTGGCTGGAAGGATACTCGCGCAGGCTGCTGTCTTCGACGGCAAGTACGTCGTTCAGACTCAGCTGTACGGTGCGCAGGTGCGTGGAGGTATAAGCCACTGCGACGTGCTCATAGACGATAACTGGATCGATTTTCCGGAGGCAACACAGTTCGACGTGATGTACTTAATGCATCCTGATGTTGTCAGGACTTACTACAAGTTACTCAGGGTCAACGGCGTTCTGCTCCTCGATTACACCTACCTTCAGAACATGCCCCAGAAAATCTTTACGCTGACGAAGAAAGTGATAGCACTACCACTGGAAAGGATGGCCATAGATAAGTTCAAAACCCCCATCGTTTCGAACATGATAGGTCTGGGCGCGTTGGTCAAGGCAACGCGATTGGTGAGCATAGAATCGTTGCGCAAAGCTGTTGAAGAAACTGTCTCGGAAAGGTACGTAAAGATGAACATCGAGGCGATCGAATATGGATACGAATCTGTCACGAAAGAGTACAGGATCAGATCCGAGCAAAAGGTTAGAACGCTCGGTTTTGAGTGAAACTCTGTCTTCGTTCATTCACGCAGTAGAAGGGTTCAGCGAAGCGATCGGGAAAGAACGGAACTTGAAGTTACATTTCGCAATCGGTTCATTTGTGCTGCTGATCTCTTACGTTCTCGAGCTCACAGCGAACGAATTGCTCTGGCTCATTTTCGCAGTTTTCTCAGTGATCGGTATGGAATTGCTCAACACGCTCGTC
This window contains:
- a CDS encoding deoxycytidylate deaminase, yielding MKPDLTDRLKEYLKNLNLLKTADNRVPWDVYFMRISHMISERSTCLHRKVGALIVRENRILATGYNQPPSGFPHCDSIGCVRDALAIPSGRNQEVCFGLHAEQNALMQAAKFGISTQGATIYVTTKPCSVCARLIINAGITRVVYEHDYPDPLTDYFFNACRITVDRITGGEEVEG
- a CDS encoding 2-oxoacid:acceptor oxidoreductase family protein is translated as MALSEPIAVRVAGSGGQGSVLAGRILAQAAVFDGKYVVQTQLYGAQVRGGISHCDVLIDDNWIDFPEATQFDVMYLMHPDVVRTYYKLLRVNGVLLLDYTYLQNMPQKIFTLTKKVIALPLERMAIDKFKTPIVSNMIGLGALVKATRLVSIESLRKAVEETVSERYVKMNIEAIEYGYESVTKEYRIRSEQKVRTLGFE
- a CDS encoding 2-oxoacid:ferredoxin oxidoreductase subunit beta, with amino-acid sequence MKVEALLDYLRSERWPTIWCPGCGNGIVLKAFLQAVHELGLSKDKMAAVSGIGCSSRATGYIDFNTLHTLHGRAIAFATGVKLARPDFHVVVLGGDGDILAIGGNHFIHACRRNIDLTIIVFNNMIYGMTGGQVSPTTPVEKVASTAPFGNTEPPFDTVKVAIAAGATYVARATVYHYPLLVQYIKRALSHRGTAVVEAVTNCHTYYGRYNRIGDASQMIEYFKKNSVTLERAKNVSAEELKDKIIIGEFHVEDKPTFHDRYKKLVETISRKE